The Streptomyces seoulensis genome contains a region encoding:
- a CDS encoding serpin family protein, with product MSGDAVAGSAGVRAINALTTRWARTVAADDGTVFSAAAVWPLLAFLADGAGGQARAELSDALGVPADLAATAARQLLAELASVTGLDAALGLWTQQSLRLRDDWRAGLPAGTRGTFGDDLLTAQERLDAWAAERTGGMVERMPLKLTRDAQVVLASALSLRTTWRQPFTEIPLRPEHGPWQGRTLLGLFRRSVRPDRVGVAATPDGHVTSLTIPGDNGIDIHLVLGQEGMTPGQVITAGVGLVERTIPVTEGGRLPLGHVGPGLYVEQRPSATPEPIALDVRTVAYEVRADHDLLADPALFGLATAQYTPGAHFPGITDTPLAIGAARQSAVAQFSAKGFRAGAVTAVAARPGGAPQQTHTTTVLSLTYDRPFAFLTTTRSPRLLLTTGWVTSPTPYPAMHLTPPRTS from the coding sequence ATGAGCGGCGACGCGGTCGCGGGCAGCGCGGGCGTACGGGCGATCAACGCCCTCACCACGAGGTGGGCGCGGACGGTCGCGGCGGACGACGGGACGGTCTTCTCGGCGGCCGCGGTGTGGCCGTTGCTGGCCTTCCTCGCGGACGGCGCGGGCGGCCAGGCCCGGGCGGAACTGTCGGACGCGCTCGGCGTCCCCGCGGACCTGGCGGCCACGGCCGCCCGTCAACTCCTCGCCGAACTGGCCTCGGTGACCGGCCTGGACGCGGCACTCGGCCTCTGGACCCAGCAGTCGCTACGGCTCCGGGACGACTGGCGGGCCGGGCTGCCCGCCGGCACCCGGGGCACGTTCGGGGACGACCTGCTCACCGCGCAGGAACGCCTCGACGCGTGGGCGGCCGAGCGTACCGGCGGCATGGTCGAGCGGATGCCGCTGAAGCTGACGCGGGACGCCCAGGTGGTGCTGGCCAGCGCGCTGTCCCTGCGTACGACGTGGCGCCAGCCGTTCACCGAGATCCCGCTGCGCCCGGAGCACGGGCCGTGGCAGGGCCGTACCCTGCTCGGCCTCTTCCGCAGGTCGGTACGGCCGGACCGGGTGGGCGTCGCGGCGACACCGGACGGCCATGTCACCTCCCTGACGATCCCCGGGGACAACGGCATCGACATCCACCTGGTGCTCGGCCAGGAGGGCATGACACCGGGTCAGGTCATCACGGCCGGGGTGGGCCTGGTGGAGCGCACGATCCCGGTCACCGAGGGCGGCCGCCTGCCCCTGGGCCACGTGGGTCCAGGCCTGTACGTGGAGCAGCGCCCGTCCGCGACGCCGGAGCCGATAGCCCTGGACGTCCGCACGGTGGCGTACGAGGTGCGCGCCGACCACGACCTCCTGGCCGACCCGGCCCTCTTCGGCCTTGCCACGGCCCAGTACACCCCCGGCGCCCACTTCCCCGGCATCACGGACACGCCCCTGGCGATCGGCGCGGCCCGCCAGTCGGCGGTGGCCCAGTTCAGCGCGAAGGGCTTCCGGGCGGGAGCGGTGACGGCGGTCGCGGCGCGCCCGGGAGGCGCCCCGCAGCAGACCCACACCACGACGGTCCTCAGCCTCACCTACGACCGCCCCTTCGCCTTCCTCACCACCACCCGCTCCCCCCGCCTCCTCCTCACCACCGGCTGGGTCACGAGCCCGACCCCGTACCCGGCGATGCACCTCACACCCCCGAGGACCTCATGA
- a CDS encoding SDR family oxidoreductase translates to MTVLIIGGSGFLGTELLRQARAEGWDAAATFHSRPGEPALAAWHRLDVRDPARVEALLKAVAPRAVVDVTSGGADWKVTADGSVHIAMATAKLGIRLVHVSSDAVFSGSRVHYDETCDPDPITPYGAAKAAAETAVRLLCPDAAVARTSLIVGRGRSDHERLAHALIAGTRQGVLFTDDVRCPVHVADLAAALWELTRSDAAGLFHLAGPDALSRYDLGVRIARRDGLDVSRLPAGRRADTRVPGPLDVRLDSRATQRRLSTRLRGAREFLESLEDGGS, encoded by the coding sequence ATGACGGTGCTGATCATCGGGGGCAGCGGTTTCCTGGGGACGGAGCTGCTGCGCCAGGCGCGTGCTGAGGGGTGGGACGCGGCCGCGACGTTCCACTCCCGTCCCGGCGAGCCCGCGCTCGCCGCCTGGCATCGGCTCGACGTCCGTGATCCCGCCCGGGTCGAGGCGCTGCTGAAGGCGGTCGCGCCGCGTGCGGTGGTGGACGTGACCAGCGGCGGGGCGGACTGGAAGGTCACCGCGGACGGGTCCGTCCACATCGCCATGGCCACCGCGAAGCTCGGGATCCGCCTGGTGCACGTGTCCAGCGACGCTGTCTTCTCGGGCAGCCGGGTCCACTACGACGAGACCTGCGACCCCGACCCGATCACGCCCTACGGTGCGGCGAAGGCCGCCGCCGAGACGGCCGTGCGGCTCCTGTGTCCGGACGCGGCCGTCGCCCGCACCTCACTGATCGTCGGCCGCGGCCGCTCCGACCACGAACGCCTCGCGCACGCGCTGATCGCCGGAACACGGCAAGGCGTTCTCTTCACCGACGACGTCCGCTGCCCCGTGCACGTCGCGGACCTGGCCGCCGCCCTGTGGGAACTCACCCGCTCCGACGCGGCCGGACTCTTCCACCTCGCGGGCCCCGACGCCCTCAGCCGCTACGACCTCGGCGTACGCATCGCCCGGCGCGACGGCCTCGACGTGTCCCGCCTGCCGGCCGGCCGCCGGGCGGACACGCGGGTACCGGGTCCTCTCGACGTGCGCCTCGACAGCCGCGCCACCCAGCGACGACTGAGCACGAGGCTCCGTGGCGCCCGCGAGTTCCTTGAGTCCCTTGAGGACGGTGGCTCGTGA
- the ychF gene encoding redox-regulated ATPase YchF: MSLTIGIVGLPNVGKSTLFNALTKNDVLAANYPFATIEPNVGVVGVPDGRLAKLASIFSSERILPATVDFVDIAGIVRGASEGEGLGNKFLANIRESDAICQVIRAFQDENVVHVDGKVSPKDDIETINTELILADLQTIEKVLPRLQKESRIKKDVAPKVKAVEEAKEILEKGDTLFSQGILQGSERAELLHDLHLLTTKPFLYVFNVDEDELTDEDFKNAQRALVAPAEAIFLNAKLEQDLAELDEEDAMELLESVGAEEPGLATLARVGFNTLGLQTYLTAGPKESRAWTIPKGATAPEAAGVIHTDFQKGFIKAEVISFEDLVETGSVAEARAKGKARMEGKEYVMRDGDVVEFRFNV; this comes from the coding sequence GTGTCGCTCACGATCGGAATCGTCGGCCTGCCCAACGTCGGCAAGTCGACCCTGTTCAACGCCCTGACCAAGAACGACGTGCTGGCGGCCAACTACCCGTTCGCCACGATCGAGCCGAACGTCGGCGTGGTCGGCGTCCCCGACGGCCGTCTGGCGAAGCTGGCGTCGATCTTCTCGTCGGAGCGCATCCTCCCGGCGACGGTGGACTTCGTCGACATCGCGGGCATCGTGCGCGGCGCCTCCGAGGGTGAGGGCCTGGGCAACAAGTTCCTGGCGAACATCCGCGAGTCCGACGCGATCTGCCAGGTCATCCGGGCCTTCCAGGACGAGAACGTCGTGCACGTCGACGGCAAGGTCTCGCCGAAGGACGACATCGAGACGATCAACACCGAGCTGATCCTCGCCGACCTCCAGACCATCGAGAAGGTCCTGCCGCGCCTGCAGAAGGAGTCGCGGATCAAGAAGGACGTCGCGCCGAAGGTGAAGGCGGTCGAGGAGGCGAAGGAGATCCTGGAGAAGGGCGACACCCTCTTCTCCCAGGGCATCCTCCAGGGCTCGGAGCGCGCGGAGCTCCTGCACGACCTGCACCTCCTGACGACGAAGCCCTTCCTCTACGTCTTCAACGTGGACGAGGACGAGCTGACCGACGAGGACTTCAAGAACGCCCAGCGCGCGCTGGTGGCCCCGGCCGAGGCGATCTTCCTCAACGCCAAGCTGGAGCAGGACCTCGCCGAGCTGGACGAGGAGGACGCGATGGAGCTCCTGGAGTCCGTCGGCGCCGAGGAGCCGGGCCTCGCGACCCTGGCCCGCGTCGGCTTCAACACCCTGGGCCTGCAGACCTACCTCACGGCCGGCCCCAAGGAATCCCGCGCCTGGACCATCCCCAAGGGCGCCACCGCCCCCGAGGCCGCCGGTGTCATCCACACCGACTTCCAGAAGGGCTTCATCAAGGCGGAGGTCATCTCCTTCGAAGACCTCGTCGAGACGGGCTCCGTCGCCGAGGCCCGCGCGAAGGGCAAGGCTCGTATGGAGGGCAAGGAGTATGTGATGCGGGACGGGGATGTGGTGGAGTTCCGGTTCAACGTGTAG
- a CDS encoding (deoxy)nucleoside triphosphate pyrophosphohydrolase yields MTERIVVVGAALLDGDRLLAARRSAPPELAGRWELPGGKVEPGERPDDALVRELREELGVDAEAVERVPGEWPLRPPYVLWVWTARLRPGSPGPEALQDHDELRWLTPDRLWEVPWLDQDVPAVREIAARLGARAR; encoded by the coding sequence ATGACCGAACGGATCGTGGTGGTGGGAGCCGCGCTGCTCGACGGGGACCGACTGCTCGCCGCGCGGCGCAGTGCGCCGCCGGAGCTGGCCGGGCGCTGGGAGCTGCCCGGCGGTAAGGTCGAGCCCGGCGAGCGGCCCGACGACGCACTCGTGCGCGAGCTGCGCGAGGAACTCGGCGTGGACGCCGAGGCGGTCGAACGCGTGCCGGGGGAATGGCCCCTGAGGCCCCCTTACGTGCTGTGGGTGTGGACGGCCCGGCTCCGTCCGGGTTCCCCGGGCCCCGAGGCCCTCCAGGACCACGACGAGCTGCGCTGGCTCACCCCCGACCGCCTCTGGGAGGTCCCCTGGCTCGACCAGGACGTGCCGGCCGTCCGGGAGATCGCCGCACGCCTCGGCGCCCGGGCGCGCTGA
- a CDS encoding GntR family transcriptional regulator: MTFGEQPAYLRVAGDLRQKIVDGSLPPHTRLPSQARIREEYGVSDTVALEARKVLMAEGLVEGRSGSGTYVRERPVPRSVARSGYRPSGGATPFRQEQADANARGTWESSSERAEAGTGVAERLGIKPGERVMRTKYLFREAGEPMMLSTSWEPLAVTGRTPVMLPEEGPLGGMGVVERMRAIDVIVDNVTEEVGARPGLAEELILLGGVPGHVVLVIQRTYYASGRPVETADVVIPADRYQVAYHLSVR; this comes from the coding sequence GTGACATTCGGTGAACAGCCGGCGTACCTGCGTGTGGCGGGTGATCTCCGCCAGAAGATCGTCGACGGTTCACTGCCGCCCCATACGCGCCTCCCGTCGCAGGCCCGCATCCGCGAGGAGTACGGCGTCTCGGACACGGTCGCGCTGGAGGCCCGCAAGGTGCTGATGGCCGAGGGGCTGGTCGAGGGGCGGTCCGGCTCGGGGACGTACGTCCGCGAGCGGCCGGTGCCCCGCAGCGTGGCGCGCTCGGGGTACCGCCCCTCGGGCGGTGCCACCCCCTTCCGGCAGGAGCAGGCCGACGCGAACGCGCGTGGCACCTGGGAGTCCAGCAGCGAGCGGGCTGAGGCCGGGACGGGGGTGGCCGAGCGGCTCGGCATCAAGCCGGGGGAGCGCGTGATGCGCACCAAGTACCTGTTCCGGGAGGCCGGGGAGCCGATGATGCTCTCCACCTCCTGGGAGCCGCTGGCCGTGACCGGGCGCACCCCGGTCATGCTGCCGGAGGAGGGCCCGCTCGGCGGGATGGGCGTCGTCGAGCGGATGCGCGCCATCGACGTCATCGTGGACAACGTCACCGAGGAGGTCGGCGCCCGCCCCGGCCTCGCCGAGGAGCTGATCCTCCTCGGCGGTGTCCCCGGCCATGTGGTCCTGGTCATCCAGCGCACGTACTACGCCTCGGGCCGCCCGGTGGAGACCGCGGACGTGGTGATCCCCGCCGACCGCTATCAGGTCGCCTATCACCTCTCCGTGCGTTAG
- a CDS encoding DEAD/DEAH box helicase gives MELRDPNRRAVAKVVEEIQSGDGREVVCDLATGVGKTYICRGLIDYLAEQGVRNILIVTPGRTIQRKTLANFTPGHPKFVPGANYEPIVITPENYAGGRVGDALHDPDALKVFIFNVQLLTKPTVKTSRSTYITDEFIGTALYDHLRTVDDLVVIADEHHVYRSDARKFHEAVRDLQPRALVGLTATPDETDRKVPGRIVFQYSLAEAIADQLVKIPVIVYREDGHNDVRTQLADACHLRKVKEETTREWAERNGRPMVNPVLFVVCQSIEEATESASILAGPGFIDEPGAVLQITSGSKDDALEALAGIEEPDSPVRAVVSVDMLKEGWDVKNISVIVARRALASQTLTEQILGRGLRLPYGERVGFSMVDCVDIIAHESYRKLLDSKEALLEHTLPQRSENGGTPGAGASAAAKSGGASPLPAYHESQTQGMLAFTAEAPVRDGGFGTETSEAVYLGLADMEHRLAEAGVEKKEIQQVMKPADGAPAIKFPSKRLLEKPDTYSLSFVSTEAVAEKGKQFKHEIEVELKRKALNASRGLDGTVTVQAEDQKSAVATQRSWPISKVREDLEEKILNLPQLKLTADEVEAAQEIVHTFLGAAIEVDAEDSTPWEEARAELALTQLERLVVSSFKQKLAVVEHEIVKVTVPPPARPWPGQTMPQMQMTDKVIRGMGYTGWGSSILPVVHFDALSTEVKLARLMDVSPKVDWWLRLESQSGTYIQLDNGSRYFPDFIAIDTDGVHWLVEGKSNAEASSESVVAKKVAALAWAKEVTDRGDFGAWKHLFATEDHLSQASSWDTLLTITGARG, from the coding sequence ATGGAGCTCCGGGACCCTAACCGTCGCGCCGTGGCCAAGGTCGTTGAGGAGATCCAGTCGGGGGACGGGCGGGAAGTCGTCTGTGACTTGGCAACCGGTGTGGGTAAGACGTACATCTGCCGGGGCCTGATCGACTACCTCGCCGAACAGGGTGTTCGCAACATCCTGATCGTTACTCCTGGCCGGACCATCCAGAGGAAGACGCTCGCCAACTTCACACCCGGCCACCCGAAGTTCGTTCCGGGCGCCAACTACGAGCCGATCGTCATCACACCGGAGAACTATGCGGGTGGCCGCGTCGGCGATGCGCTGCACGACCCAGACGCGTTGAAGGTCTTCATCTTCAACGTCCAGCTGCTGACCAAGCCGACTGTGAAGACCTCGCGCAGCACGTACATCACCGATGAGTTCATCGGGACGGCTCTGTACGACCACTTGCGGACGGTAGATGACTTGGTCGTCATCGCCGATGAGCATCACGTGTACCGGAGTGACGCGAGGAAGTTCCATGAGGCGGTCCGGGATCTTCAGCCCCGTGCGCTAGTGGGCTTGACGGCAACCCCTGACGAGACTGACCGCAAGGTGCCCGGCAGGATCGTCTTCCAGTACTCCCTTGCCGAGGCCATCGCAGACCAGCTCGTCAAGATTCCTGTCATCGTCTACCGCGAAGACGGGCACAACGACGTTCGTACTCAACTGGCTGACGCCTGCCATCTGCGCAAGGTGAAGGAGGAGACCACCCGGGAGTGGGCTGAGAGGAATGGGCGGCCCATGGTCAATCCCGTCCTCTTCGTGGTCTGTCAGAGCATTGAGGAAGCCACCGAGAGCGCCTCGATCTTGGCTGGCCCAGGATTCATCGACGAACCGGGCGCGGTGTTGCAGATCACCTCCGGCAGCAAGGACGACGCGCTCGAAGCTCTCGCCGGCATCGAGGAGCCGGACTCCCCGGTGCGGGCCGTGGTCTCCGTCGACATGTTGAAGGAGGGATGGGATGTCAAAAACATCAGCGTGATTGTTGCGCGGCGTGCTCTCGCCTCTCAGACCCTCACCGAGCAGATCCTCGGCCGCGGCCTGCGCCTTCCCTACGGTGAACGAGTCGGGTTCTCGATGGTCGACTGCGTCGACATCATTGCTCATGAGTCATACCGGAAGCTTCTGGACTCGAAGGAAGCCCTCCTCGAACACACTCTTCCGCAGCGGTCGGAGAACGGCGGCACGCCAGGAGCTGGAGCGAGTGCCGCGGCCAAGTCTGGTGGCGCAAGCCCTCTGCCCGCCTACCACGAATCCCAGACGCAAGGGATGTTGGCGTTCACCGCCGAGGCACCTGTCAGGGACGGCGGGTTCGGCACTGAGACGTCCGAGGCTGTCTATCTCGGTCTGGCCGACATGGAACACCGGCTTGCCGAAGCGGGGGTGGAGAAGAAGGAGATCCAGCAGGTTATGAAGCCTGCTGATGGGGCGCCGGCCATCAAGTTCCCCAGCAAGCGCCTGTTGGAGAAGCCGGACACCTACAGCTTGTCCTTCGTCAGCACCGAGGCCGTCGCGGAGAAGGGGAAGCAGTTCAAGCACGAAATTGAGGTGGAGCTGAAGCGCAAGGCACTGAACGCCTCGCGTGGACTGGACGGAACCGTAACGGTGCAGGCGGAGGACCAGAAGTCCGCCGTCGCGACTCAGCGCAGCTGGCCGATCTCGAAGGTCAGGGAAGACCTCGAAGAGAAGATCCTCAATCTGCCGCAGTTGAAGCTCACGGCTGACGAGGTGGAGGCCGCGCAGGAGATCGTGCATACCTTCCTCGGAGCGGCGATCGAAGTTGACGCGGAGGACAGCACGCCCTGGGAGGAAGCTCGGGCGGAGCTTGCGTTGACGCAGCTGGAGAGGCTTGTGGTCTCCAGTTTCAAGCAGAAACTTGCGGTAGTCGAACACGAGATCGTGAAGGTGACGGTCCCGCCGCCTGCCCGGCCGTGGCCCGGACAGACGATGCCTCAGATGCAGATGACCGACAAGGTAATCCGCGGCATGGGGTACACGGGCTGGGGCAGCTCGATTCTTCCTGTTGTTCACTTCGATGCCCTGTCTACCGAAGTCAAGCTGGCGAGGCTGATGGATGTCAGTCCTAAGGTCGACTGGTGGCTTCGGCTTGAGTCGCAGAGCGGAACGTACATCCAACTCGACAACGGCTCCCGGTACTTCCCGGACTTCATCGCCATAGACACGGACGGTGTGCACTGGCTCGTCGAGGGCAAGTCCAACGCGGAGGCGTCCAGTGAGTCGGTCGTTGCGAAGAAGGTCGCCGCATTGGCTTGGGCCAAGGAGGTGACCGATCGTGGAGACTTCGGTGCGTGGAAGCACCTGTTCGCCACTGAGGACCACCTGAGTCAGGCGAGCAGTTGGGACACCCTGCTGACGATCACGGGTGCCCGCGGATAG
- a CDS encoding DUF4190 domain-containing protein encodes MSISPAPEPREPEGRNPYRAPDGAEAVSPAPCAPQAPYVPQAPYAPYGTLAPTNPFAIASLVTGILCCLPGVGLLLGLIALRQIHVRGQRGRAAAVVGSALSGAGLGLAVLLLTTGAATRTWQDVKDGMREGASVSLAKGDCFDAAGDLEGVVDGIVPVACAGEHEGEVFATFGIEGGPYPGEAAVVEAAERCTGLRDTYAMDSWAVPHDVDVYYLAPSKETWVFGDRTVTCVLGSVTEGGTLTGSLRADESVLDADQVAYLKAVRVLDAAMDTAPEAAYAEDDLPGHKAWARRVSTALGECSRTLRARPWPATAAEPMAGLTERLDKARALWAEAARAEDADAFYVPYDAGATLIEPRTTLAVREALKLATTPPDPGGEDVGDDPADGGAQV; translated from the coding sequence GTGTCCATATCCCCTGCCCCTGAACCCCGCGAGCCCGAAGGCCGGAACCCGTACAGAGCGCCCGACGGCGCCGAGGCGGTGAGCCCCGCCCCCTGCGCCCCCCAGGCCCCCTACGTCCCTCAGGCCCCCTACGCCCCCTACGGCACCCTCGCCCCCACGAACCCCTTCGCCATCGCCTCCCTCGTCACCGGCATCCTCTGCTGCCTGCCCGGCGTCGGTCTCCTCCTCGGCCTGATCGCGCTCCGCCAGATCCACGTGCGCGGCCAGCGCGGCCGGGCCGCGGCCGTCGTCGGCAGCGCGCTCTCCGGGGCCGGCCTAGGGCTCGCCGTACTGCTGCTCACCACGGGCGCCGCGACCCGGACCTGGCAGGACGTCAAGGACGGCATGCGCGAGGGCGCGAGCGTCTCACTGGCCAAGGGCGACTGCTTCGACGCCGCCGGCGACCTGGAGGGCGTCGTCGACGGCATCGTCCCGGTGGCCTGCGCGGGCGAGCACGAGGGCGAGGTCTTCGCCACCTTCGGGATCGAGGGCGGCCCCTACCCCGGTGAAGCCGCCGTGGTCGAGGCCGCCGAGCGCTGCACCGGCCTGCGGGACACGTACGCGATGGACTCCTGGGCGGTGCCCCACGACGTCGACGTCTACTATCTGGCGCCCTCGAAGGAGACGTGGGTGTTCGGCGACCGCACGGTCACCTGCGTCCTCGGCAGCGTCACCGAGGGCGGCACCCTCACCGGCTCGCTCCGCGCGGACGAGTCGGTCCTCGACGCCGACCAGGTCGCCTATCTGAAGGCCGTTCGCGTGCTGGACGCGGCCATGGACACCGCGCCCGAGGCCGCCTACGCCGAGGACGACCTGCCGGGACACAAGGCGTGGGCCCGCCGGGTCTCCACCGCCCTGGGCGAGTGCTCGCGGACCCTGCGCGCCCGCCCCTGGCCCGCCACCGCCGCCGAGCCCATGGCCGGCCTCACCGAGCGCCTGGACAAGGCCCGCGCCCTGTGGGCCGAGGCCGCCCGCGCCGAGGACGCCGACGCCTTCTACGTGCCCTACGACGCCGGTGCCACCCTGATCGAGCCTCGCACCACCCTCGCCGTCCGCGAGGCGCTGAAGCTGGCGACCACACCGCCGGACCCGGGCGGCGAGGACGTCGGTGACGACCCGGCGGACGGTGGCGCCCAGGTGTGA
- a CDS encoding SPOR domain-containing protein, producing MNEGAVVLPWLVIRQDDNGNRYRVGRYATRAEAQKMADSLDGHGHRQLYSVERVGQHGESTRN from the coding sequence ATGAACGAGGGTGCGGTCGTTCTGCCCTGGCTCGTCATACGTCAGGACGACAACGGCAATCGCTACCGGGTCGGCCGGTACGCGACGCGGGCCGAGGCCCAGAAGATGGCCGACAGTCTCGACGGGCACGGGCACAGGCAGCTCTACAGCGTCGAGCGCGTCGGACAGCACGGCGAGAGCACGCGCAACTGA
- a CDS encoding site-specific DNA-methyltransferase, which translates to MGTSGRLSLSWINKDRSLISTQDGGYAWVDRDDFRVTETRLLRDVATVGEVHDDLKRAEENLLIAGDSGDALRALARLPEFADKYRGKVKLVYIDPPFNTGLAFEHYDDGLEHSIWLTMMRDRLLLIRELLSDEGSLWLELDDTEMAYCKVLLDEIFGRANFMSTILWQRRHSRSNDATFSTSHDYILVYAKNSAKFRTVRNKLPLVPEQASDYVNPDEDPRGPWRSISFSAPNLRPNLTYEIMAPSGKVHLPPSGRCWRTTREAFDKLLEDDRIYFGSNGLGVPRVKQFLSEAPGIVPNTWWPHQETGHTEEAAKESAALFGRTATFSTPKPERLLQRIITISSNPGDIVLDCFAGSGTTAAVAHKMGRRWVTVERELESVKSFIRPRLEKIVNGEDPGGISGSAGWEKGGGFRHLEVAPSMYECLGHRVLLASWVIGDAFAEAACAQLPGFELEPGAEPPFVGRKGRQRLAVVDGLVSESTVQSIVEALGEDERVLIVAKSYLREAASLLENLSPGSRIKKAPQDLLDMKGRVLR; encoded by the coding sequence ATGGGCACCTCGGGGCGTCTCAGTCTGTCTTGGATCAACAAGGACAGGTCGCTCATCAGCACCCAGGACGGCGGCTACGCGTGGGTCGACCGGGACGACTTCCGGGTGACCGAGACGCGTCTCCTCCGGGATGTTGCGACTGTTGGAGAGGTACATGACGACCTCAAGCGAGCTGAGGAAAATCTGCTGATCGCGGGGGATAGTGGAGACGCGCTGAGGGCGCTGGCGAGGCTTCCCGAGTTCGCGGACAAGTACCGAGGCAAGGTCAAGCTCGTATACATCGACCCGCCGTTCAATACGGGGCTGGCCTTCGAGCACTACGATGATGGACTTGAGCATTCGATCTGGCTCACCATGATGCGCGACCGGCTGTTGCTGATTCGCGAATTGCTGTCGGACGAAGGAAGCCTGTGGCTGGAACTCGACGACACGGAGATGGCCTACTGTAAAGTGCTACTGGACGAGATCTTCGGCAGGGCCAACTTCATGTCCACGATTTTGTGGCAGCGACGTCATTCTCGATCGAATGATGCGACTTTCTCTACGTCTCATGACTACATCTTGGTGTATGCGAAGAATTCTGCCAAATTCCGGACGGTGCGTAACAAGCTGCCGCTGGTGCCTGAGCAGGCAAGCGACTACGTCAATCCCGATGAAGACCCGCGAGGGCCATGGCGCTCCATCTCTTTCAGTGCGCCCAATCTTCGACCAAATCTCACGTACGAGATCATGGCGCCCTCGGGTAAGGTGCATCTTCCGCCGAGTGGGCGCTGTTGGAGAACGACTCGCGAAGCCTTCGATAAACTGTTGGAGGATGATCGGATCTATTTCGGATCCAACGGGCTCGGTGTGCCTCGGGTAAAGCAGTTTCTTTCCGAAGCGCCGGGGATTGTCCCAAACACTTGGTGGCCTCATCAAGAAACCGGTCATACGGAAGAGGCGGCCAAGGAGAGTGCTGCATTGTTCGGCCGAACCGCCACTTTCAGCACCCCCAAGCCGGAGCGATTGCTGCAACGGATCATCACCATTTCATCTAACCCTGGCGATATCGTTCTCGATTGCTTTGCTGGATCCGGCACGACAGCTGCTGTGGCGCACAAGATGGGTCGGCGCTGGGTGACAGTTGAACGTGAACTGGAGAGTGTTAAGTCGTTCATTCGCCCGCGCCTGGAAAAGATCGTCAACGGTGAGGATCCGGGGGGCATCTCTGGATCGGCGGGCTGGGAGAAGGGCGGAGGTTTCCGGCATCTGGAAGTCGCGCCGTCTATGTATGAGTGCCTGGGCCACCGGGTTCTCCTCGCTTCGTGGGTGATCGGCGACGCGTTCGCTGAAGCCGCCTGTGCGCAGCTTCCTGGCTTCGAGTTGGAGCCCGGGGCCGAGCCGCCGTTCGTCGGTCGCAAGGGGCGACAGCGTTTGGCGGTTGTCGATGGGCTCGTTTCCGAGAGCACAGTTCAGTCGATTGTTGAGGCCTTGGGCGAGGACGAGAGGGTTCTCATCGTGGCAAAGAGTTACCTGCGCGAGGCAGCAAGCCTTCTGGAGAATCTCAGCCCCGGCTCGCGTATTAAGAAGGCTCCTCAGGATCTGTTGGACATGAAGGGACGTGTGCTGCGTTGA